The proteins below are encoded in one region of Primulina huaijiensis isolate GDHJ02 unplaced genomic scaffold, ASM1229523v2 scaffold43215, whole genome shotgun sequence:
- the LOC140969966 gene encoding transcription factor RADIALIS-like produces MASTSMTRSWTAKENKAFEKALAVFDEDTPDRWDNIAKSIGGRTPEEVKRQYQILLDDIKYIESGRVPFPNYKTTGPANMRDQEQ; encoded by the coding sequence ATGGCATCGACCTCGATGACTCGCTCCTGGACTGCCAAGGAAAACAAGGCCTTCGAGAAGGCATTGGCAGTGTTTGACGAGGACACACCGGACCGTTGGGACAATATCGCCAAGAGCATCGGAGGCCGTACTCCGGAGGAAGTCAAGAGGCAATACCAAATACTTTTGGATGATATCAAATACATTGAGAGTGGTAGAGTGCCATTCCCTAACTACAAAACCACTGGACCTGCTAACATGAGAGATCAGGAGCAAAG